The following are encoded in a window of Haloarcula laminariae genomic DNA:
- a CDS encoding NAD(P)/FAD-dependent oxidoreductase, producing MIGVVGGGVAGLAAAYRLQQRGHEVRVFEASEDVGGLAAVYETDGDPIEKFYHHLSKSEETIVELAEELGLGEDVEWRIGKNAYYVDGVVHPMDKPWEILSFPHWSLYDKFRLGMLTLDIDVRGGVPSFDTYERLEDFEDVPVEQFAREHTTQNVYETFFEPLLDAKFGSRKADVSAAWLLGRIKFRGERDLLKGEILGYLDGGFGRLLDALVEAVGRENIETGTRVTDIQTDDGAVSGLTTDGETDHDVDGVVVAAMPDVLEELTGYPCDIDFQGTVCSVISMDEPLMDTYWLNIADEAPFGALIEHTNFVERERYGGDHLLYVARYIQSPEEDVWQQDDDEVRETWLSGIESLFPEFDRGSVNWVKTARNPRTAPVYERGYQDMVVPYDLSAEVADGVYYAGMASEAQYPERSLNGGIVAGYEVADRIDGV from the coding sequence ATGATCGGTGTCGTCGGCGGCGGCGTCGCGGGCCTCGCAGCGGCGTATCGGCTCCAGCAGCGCGGACACGAGGTCCGCGTCTTCGAGGCGAGCGAGGACGTGGGGGGACTGGCCGCGGTGTACGAGACCGACGGCGACCCCATCGAGAAGTTCTACCACCACCTCTCGAAATCGGAGGAGACCATCGTCGAACTCGCCGAGGAGCTGGGTCTGGGCGAGGACGTCGAGTGGCGTATCGGGAAGAACGCCTACTACGTCGACGGCGTCGTCCACCCGATGGACAAGCCCTGGGAGATACTCTCGTTCCCCCACTGGAGCCTGTACGACAAGTTCCGCCTGGGGATGCTGACACTGGACATCGACGTCCGGGGCGGGGTCCCCTCCTTCGACACCTACGAGCGGCTCGAGGACTTCGAGGACGTTCCCGTCGAACAGTTCGCCCGCGAACACACCACCCAGAACGTCTACGAGACCTTCTTCGAGCCGCTGCTGGACGCGAAGTTCGGCTCCCGGAAGGCCGACGTCAGCGCCGCCTGGCTGCTGGGTCGCATCAAGTTCCGCGGGGAGCGTGACCTCCTCAAGGGGGAGATTCTCGGCTATCTGGACGGCGGCTTCGGCCGGCTGCTCGACGCGCTGGTCGAGGCGGTGGGGCGGGAGAACATCGAGACCGGGACCCGCGTGACGGACATTCAGACCGACGACGGCGCGGTGTCGGGGCTCACGACCGACGGCGAGACCGACCACGACGTCGACGGCGTCGTCGTCGCGGCGATGCCCGACGTCCTCGAAGAGCTCACCGGCTACCCCTGTGACATCGACTTCCAGGGGACGGTGTGTTCGGTCATCAGCATGGATGAGCCGCTGATGGACACGTACTGGCTCAACATCGCCGACGAGGCCCCCTTCGGCGCGCTCATCGAACACACGAACTTCGTCGAGCGCGAGCGGTACGGGGGCGACCACCTCCTCTACGTCGCCCGCTACATCCAGTCCCCCGAAGAGGACGTCTGGCAGCAGGACGACGACGAGGTCCGGGAGACGTGGCTCTCGGGCATCGAGTCGCTGTTCCCCGAGTTCGACCGCGGGTCGGTCAACTGGGTGAAGACGGCCCGCAACCCCCGTACCGCGCCCGTCTACGAGCGCGGGTACCAGGACATGGTCGTCCCCTACGACCTCTCCGCCGAGGTCGCCGACGGCGTCTACTACGCCGGGATGGCCTCCGAGGCCCAGTACCCCGAGCGGTCGCTCAACGGCGGTATCGTCGCCGGCTACGAGGTGGCGGACCGAATCGACGGTGTCTAA
- a CDS encoding sensor histidine kinase: MHADVVGILVAGSAAGALVSGTLAVSAWRDRSIPGAGPFAWLMVAAVGWCLLNIAWLTASDPAVAAVVFPLTRLTSGLIIGLWVVFALSYTGREAWLTPARLAGLLLAPSLYGLLALSNPVHGLVTAGVIRHTETGLTLFISETGVGYVAQMALHFGFIAAGYLLFGEFLLRSRNLYRKQTFVILTAGLLTAGVHGLFVLGATPHPGIDVTPLTFALNGVLVGVALLRYDFVSVAPLAGDLLVDELPDPVLALDTEGRIIDYNAAAASLLGTDELGGRPVDDVSEGLLDDVERNEVFALGDPLSYYDPQTSDITDQHGGVRGRLVVLREVTGQQRRQDRLEALQAATRQFIEADQPERVAELTVSFATRVLDQNAAAVFLATDDGRLEPAAVSDVIEGTASDLTICPETMSDHNVWRTFDSGEQRIADCEGCGGSMERALMVPMGEHGVLAIASADDSYPTEDQQYARILAQTTQVALEQVQRQRELRGSRNSVKRRNDQIEFFNGALRHSIRNGMLVVQGRADYLRDSVDSGDEHHIDSITKWCERLNDMSDAIKDINETVTASESEQLEPISLSAAMQAAVESAVEDSGVTVDMAIDDERVLANHLAEEVIGSIVENAVEHNTSDRPHVEIDTRDAGDWIQVRVADNGPGISDELKTRMFERSISNDQTAGGFGLYFVSVMMDLYGGKVWYEDNDPHGAVAILEFQRAEAASSPDTAGADVPALETQSKSHNG, from the coding sequence ATGCACGCCGATGTCGTCGGGATACTCGTCGCCGGGAGCGCAGCGGGTGCGCTCGTCAGCGGGACCCTGGCGGTGAGTGCGTGGCGGGACCGGTCCATACCAGGGGCGGGCCCGTTCGCCTGGCTGATGGTCGCCGCAGTCGGCTGGTGTCTGCTGAACATCGCCTGGCTCACCGCCTCGGACCCCGCGGTAGCGGCGGTCGTGTTCCCGCTCACGCGGCTCACCTCCGGGCTCATCATCGGCCTGTGGGTCGTCTTCGCGCTCTCGTACACGGGCCGGGAAGCGTGGCTGACGCCCGCCCGGCTCGCTGGCCTGTTGCTGGCGCCGTCGCTGTACGGCCTGCTGGCGCTGTCGAATCCGGTCCACGGGCTGGTCACCGCCGGCGTGATCCGTCACACGGAGACCGGGCTGACGCTGTTTATCAGCGAGACCGGGGTGGGGTACGTCGCACAGATGGCGCTCCACTTCGGCTTCATCGCGGCTGGTTACCTCCTGTTCGGGGAGTTCCTGCTCCGGTCGCGGAACCTCTATCGCAAGCAGACGTTCGTCATCCTCACGGCCGGGCTGTTGACCGCCGGCGTCCACGGGCTGTTCGTCCTCGGGGCGACGCCCCACCCCGGAATCGACGTCACGCCGCTGACGTTCGCGCTCAACGGCGTCCTCGTGGGGGTCGCTCTGTTGCGCTACGACTTCGTCTCCGTCGCGCCGCTTGCTGGAGACCTGCTCGTCGACGAGCTCCCCGACCCGGTGCTCGCACTCGACACCGAGGGTCGAATCATCGACTACAACGCGGCCGCGGCGTCGCTTCTGGGGACCGACGAGCTCGGCGGTCGCCCCGTCGACGACGTCAGCGAGGGGCTGCTCGACGACGTCGAGCGGAACGAGGTGTTCGCGCTCGGGGACCCGCTGTCCTACTACGACCCACAGACCAGCGACATCACGGACCAACACGGCGGCGTGCGGGGCCGGCTGGTCGTGCTGCGGGAAGTCACCGGCCAGCAGCGGCGCCAGGACCGGCTGGAGGCGCTGCAGGCGGCCACCCGCCAGTTCATCGAGGCCGACCAGCCCGAGCGCGTCGCCGAACTGACGGTGAGCTTCGCGACGCGTGTCCTGGACCAGAACGCCGCCGCCGTCTTCCTGGCCACCGACGACGGCCGGCTCGAACCGGCCGCGGTGAGCGACGTCATCGAGGGGACCGCCAGCGACCTGACCATCTGCCCGGAGACGATGTCCGACCACAACGTCTGGCGGACCTTCGACAGCGGCGAGCAGCGCATCGCCGACTGCGAGGGGTGTGGGGGGTCGATGGAGCGGGCGCTGATGGTGCCGATGGGCGAACACGGCGTCCTCGCCATCGCCTCGGCCGACGACAGCTACCCCACCGAGGACCAGCAGTACGCCAGGATACTCGCCCAGACGACCCAGGTCGCGCTCGAACAGGTCCAGCGCCAGCGCGAACTCAGAGGGAGCCGAAACTCCGTGAAGCGCCGCAACGACCAGATAGAGTTCTTCAACGGCGCTCTCAGACACTCGATTCGCAACGGGATGCTCGTGGTCCAGGGACGGGCCGATTACCTCCGGGACAGCGTCGACAGCGGCGACGAACACCACATCGACAGCATCACCAAGTGGTGCGAGCGGTTGAACGACATGAGCGACGCCATCAAGGACATCAACGAGACGGTCACCGCCAGCGAGAGCGAACAGCTGGAGCCCATCTCGCTTTCGGCCGCCATGCAGGCCGCCGTCGAATCGGCCGTCGAAGACAGCGGCGTCACGGTCGACATGGCGATAGACGACGAGCGGGTACTGGCCAACCACCTCGCCGAGGAGGTGATCGGGAGCATCGTCGAGAACGCGGTCGAGCACAACACCAGCGACCGCCCCCACGTCGAAATCGACACGCGCGACGCCGGCGACTGGATACAGGTCCGCGTCGCCGACAACGGCCCCGGCATCAGCGACGAGCTGAAGACGCGGATGTTCGAACGCTCTATCTCAAACGACCAGACCGCCGGCGGCTTCGGCCTCTACTTCGTCTCGGTGATGATGGACCTCTACGGCGGGAAGGTGTGGTACGAGGACAACGACCCCCACGGCGCCGTCGCGATTCTGGAGTTCCAACGGGCGGAGGCCGCGTCCAGTCCGGACACCGCCGGCGCGGACGTCCCGGCGCTCGAAACGCAAAGTAAATCCCACAACGGCTGA
- a CDS encoding homoserine kinase, producing MLTVRAPATSANLGSGFDVFGVALERPADVVRVSKADRTTIEVTGAGSQFIPEDPEKNTVGAVAEALDAPAHIQIDKGVRPASGLGSSAASAAAAAVGLNELYDRGHTREELVPIAAKGEAVVSGDAHDDNVAPSILGGFTIATDAGVRQVDASIPLVACLPDIVVSTRDARRVVPEHTRVEQLVETVGNAATLTTGMHRDDPGLVGEGMHDSVVTPARAKLIDGYESVREAALEAGATGVTISGAGPSVLAACYEGSQRAIASAMLDTFGEHGVDARAYQSRIGRGARIF from the coding sequence ATGCTAACTGTCCGGGCGCCGGCCACCAGTGCGAACCTCGGCAGCGGCTTCGACGTCTTCGGCGTCGCGCTGGAGCGCCCGGCCGACGTCGTCCGCGTCTCGAAGGCCGACCGGACGACAATCGAGGTGACAGGCGCCGGCAGCCAGTTCATCCCCGAGGACCCCGAGAAAAACACCGTCGGCGCCGTCGCCGAGGCGCTGGACGCCCCCGCGCACATCCAGATAGACAAGGGGGTCCGCCCGGCCTCGGGGCTGGGCTCGTCGGCCGCCAGCGCCGCCGCCGCGGCCGTCGGCCTGAACGAACTGTACGACCGCGGCCACACCCGCGAGGAACTGGTCCCCATCGCCGCCAAGGGTGAGGCCGTCGTCTCCGGCGACGCACACGACGACAACGTCGCCCCGTCTATCCTGGGCGGTTTCACCATCGCCACCGACGCCGGCGTCCGGCAGGTCGACGCCTCCATTCCCCTCGTGGCGTGTCTCCCCGACATCGTCGTCTCGACCCGGGACGCTCGCCGCGTCGTCCCCGAACACACCCGCGTCGAACAGCTCGTCGAGACCGTCGGCAACGCCGCCACCCTGACGACGGGGATGCACCGCGACGACCCCGGACTCGTCGGCGAGGGGATGCACGACAGCGTCGTCACGCCCGCGCGGGCGAAGCTCATCGACGGCTACGAGTCCGTGCGGGAAGCCGCCCTGGAGGCCGGCGCGACCGGCGTGACGATTTCCGGCGCCGGCCCCTCGGTGCTTGCGGCGTGTTACGAGGGGTCCCAGCGCGCGATTGCGAGCGCGATGCTCGACACGTTCGGCGAACACGGCGTGGACGCGCGCGCCTATCAGAGCCGCATCGGTCGGGGCGCCCGGATTTTCTGA
- a CDS encoding HalOD1 output domain-containing protein, which translates to MSISTALIRRLAEAEGKDPAELPPLGNVVDPGVLETVIESADESVYVAFSYRDHSVSISGDGTIRLDETHQ; encoded by the coding sequence ATGAGCATATCGACTGCTCTGATACGGCGCCTGGCCGAGGCGGAGGGGAAAGACCCCGCGGAACTCCCGCCGCTCGGCAACGTGGTCGACCCGGGCGTCCTCGAAACCGTGATAGAGTCGGCCGACGAGTCCGTCTACGTCGCCTTTAGCTATCGGGACCACAGCGTCTCGATATCGGGGGACGGGACGATTCGATTGGACGAGACTCACCAGTAG
- a CDS encoding peroxiredoxin produces the protein MLEPGDPAPDISAQNQYGETVTPDFSEPTVVYFYPEDFTEGCTIEARDFQETMPKFREGGIAVYGVSMDSVESHDEFAEEMGVLYDLLADPDGEIGEAFGLDTSSGRVDRYTFVLADGEVKRVYDPDRYDPDGHAEDVLVETRNEFVQGG, from the coding sequence ATGCTCGAACCCGGCGACCCGGCCCCCGATATCAGCGCACAGAACCAGTACGGCGAGACGGTCACGCCCGACTTCTCGGAGCCCACAGTCGTCTACTTCTACCCCGAGGACTTCACCGAGGGGTGTACCATCGAGGCCCGTGACTTCCAGGAGACGATGCCGAAGTTCCGCGAGGGCGGCATCGCCGTCTACGGCGTCTCGATGGACTCCGTCGAGAGCCACGACGAGTTCGCCGAGGAGATGGGCGTCCTCTATGACCTGCTCGCCGACCCCGACGGCGAGATAGGCGAGGCCTTCGGTCTCGATACGAGCAGCGGTCGCGTTGACCGCTACACCTTCGTCCTGGCCGACGGCGAGGTCAAGCGGGTGTACGACCCGGACCGCTACGACCCCGACGGGCACGCCGAGGACGTGCTGGTAGAGACGCGCAACGAGTTCGTCCAGGGCGGGTGA